One part of the Xylanimonas allomyrinae genome encodes these proteins:
- a CDS encoding ribonuclease H family protein, translating to MPPQPGGAIGWAWIDHEGGRFDSGGAASGTNQIAELTAVLRAVEAHPGSEPLLIESDSQYAIRCSSEWLEGWRRKGWRTASGSPVKNLELVRAIDAAITGRAGPVRFHWVRGHVGNPFNERADELAGHAAADWAAGRGEVGSVLIADVDDLQQAESPRVPAPVGTRPAARADAEPLWELGTLFD from the coding sequence GTGCCTCCGCAACCCGGGGGCGCGATCGGCTGGGCGTGGATCGACCACGAGGGCGGGCGGTTCGACTCGGGCGGCGCCGCCTCGGGCACCAACCAGATCGCCGAGCTGACCGCGGTGCTGCGCGCCGTGGAGGCCCATCCGGGCAGCGAGCCGTTGCTCATCGAGTCCGACTCCCAGTACGCCATCCGCTGCTCGTCGGAGTGGCTCGAGGGCTGGAGGCGCAAGGGGTGGCGTACCGCCTCGGGCAGCCCGGTCAAGAACCTCGAGCTGGTCCGGGCGATCGACGCCGCCATCACCGGCCGCGCCGGCCCCGTGCGCTTCCACTGGGTGCGCGGCCACGTGGGCAACCCCTTCAACGAACGCGCAGACGAGCTCGCGGGCCACGCTGCCGCCGACTGGGCCGCGGGACGCGGCGAGGTCGGCTCGGTGCTGATCGCAGACGTCGACGACCTCCAGCAGGCCGAGTCACCCCGCGTCCCCGCCCCGGTCGGCACACGCCCTGCCGCACGCGCCGACGCCGAGCCCCTGTGGGAGCTCGGCACCCTCTTCGACTGA
- a CDS encoding VIT1/CCC1 transporter family protein, with translation MTTPTPAQRAAGQHPARPRTPADIRRWRRYLADERAEAAVYRDLASRRTGEEREILLALAAAERRHEKHWLDLLGDDAGRPLRGDLRTRVLGWLARRLGGVFVLALAQRAESRSAYTQEIDATQAMAADEQIHEEVVRGLATRGRNRLSGTFRAAVFGANDGLVSNLALVLGIGASGASQQAVLLTGLAGLLAGALSMGAGEYISIRSQRELLAASTPASSAANALPHLDLDANELALVYRARGMQAVDAQAHADRVLLRLTASGATSGSGAVPLVPSQADLHASHEAEAAAGVVAEDDDLETHGTAWGAAISSFCFFASGAVIPVLPYLFGITGMAAVAVAAGLVGIALLATGAVTGLLSGASPLTRALRQLAIGFGAAAVTYGLGLAFGTTMA, from the coding sequence ATGACCACCCCCACGCCTGCGCAGCGCGCGGCAGGGCAGCACCCGGCTCGCCCCCGCACCCCCGCCGACATCCGCCGCTGGCGCCGCTACCTCGCGGACGAGCGGGCCGAGGCCGCGGTGTACCGCGACCTGGCGAGCCGTCGCACGGGCGAGGAGCGCGAGATTCTCCTGGCGCTGGCCGCCGCCGAGCGGCGCCACGAGAAGCACTGGCTCGACCTGCTGGGCGACGACGCCGGGCGCCCGCTGCGCGGCGACCTGCGCACCCGCGTGCTCGGGTGGCTCGCGCGGCGTCTGGGCGGCGTGTTCGTGCTCGCGCTCGCGCAGCGGGCCGAGTCGCGCTCGGCCTACACCCAGGAGATCGACGCGACGCAGGCGATGGCCGCGGACGAGCAGATCCACGAGGAGGTGGTCCGCGGTCTGGCGACCCGTGGCCGCAACCGCCTGTCGGGCACGTTCCGCGCGGCCGTGTTCGGCGCGAACGACGGGCTCGTCTCGAACCTCGCGCTCGTGCTGGGCATCGGCGCGTCGGGCGCCTCGCAGCAGGCGGTGCTGCTGACCGGGCTCGCCGGGCTGCTCGCGGGTGCGCTGTCGATGGGCGCGGGCGAGTACATCTCGATCCGCTCGCAGCGCGAGCTGCTCGCGGCCTCGACCCCGGCGTCGTCGGCGGCGAACGCGCTGCCGCACCTCGACCTGGACGCCAACGAGCTCGCGCTCGTCTACCGTGCGCGGGGCATGCAGGCCGTGGACGCCCAGGCCCACGCCGACCGGGTGCTGCTGCGCCTGACGGCCTCCGGGGCGACGTCGGGCAGCGGGGCCGTGCCGCTCGTGCCGAGCCAGGCCGACCTGCACGCGAGCCACGAGGCCGAGGCCGCCGCGGGCGTCGTCGCCGAGGACGACGACCTCGAGACGCACGGCACCGCGTGGGGCGCCGCGATCTCCAGCTTCTGCTTCTTCGCCTCGGGCGCCGTGATCCCCGTGCTGCCCTACCTCTTCGGCATCACGGGCATGGCCGCGGTCGCCGTCGCGGCGGGCCTCGTCGGGATCGCGCTGCTCGCGACGGGTGCCGTCACGGGCCTGCTGTCGGGGGCCTCGCCCCTGACCCGTGCGCTGCGGCAGCTCGCGATCGGCTTCGGCGCGGCGGCCGTGACGTACGGGCTGGGCCTCGCGTTCGGCACGACGATGGCCTGA
- a CDS encoding gluconate:H+ symporter: MHSLVTLAGMAGTVPASLRLADDAPSAPTGQLVLAAVIGIAVIVALIVWAKMHPFLALVIGSGVLALVAGTGLVQAFDAFSKGLGSTVGGVGVLIALGAIIGKLLIDSGGADQIVDTILARTPAQRVPWALAFIAFIIGIPLFFEVGVVLLIPVVMLVARRARLSPVLVGIPALAGLSALHGLVPPHPGPLLAISALGADLGLTLGLGLLVAIPTVILAGPVLAKILVRWVHLDPPTTVLGIEETSAEEGRRRPSFAVSIGVVLLPVALMLVRAVVDIRHLEETPAGSVFQFLGTPLVALLATSLVALFAFGSAVGRTRAQLSDLVGSSFVPIAGILLIVGAGGGFKETLVASGVGQVIADGITSAHLNPLLAGWLVAVLIRVATGSATVATITAAGIMAPIAAGLDPTHAALMVLVIGAGSVFLSHVNDAGFWLVKEYFGMTVGQTFKTWSLMETVLSVVAGGVVMLLGLVV, from the coding sequence CCCAGCGAGCCTCCGCCTCGCCGACGACGCACCCTCCGCGCCCACCGGGCAGCTCGTGCTGGCCGCCGTGATCGGCATCGCCGTCATCGTGGCCCTCATCGTCTGGGCCAAGATGCACCCGTTCCTGGCCCTCGTGATCGGCTCGGGCGTGCTCGCGCTCGTGGCCGGCACCGGCCTGGTCCAGGCGTTCGACGCCTTCTCGAAAGGCCTGGGGTCCACCGTCGGCGGCGTCGGCGTGCTCATCGCGCTCGGCGCGATCATCGGCAAGCTGCTCATCGACTCGGGCGGCGCCGACCAGATCGTCGACACGATCCTCGCCCGCACGCCCGCACAACGCGTGCCGTGGGCGCTCGCGTTCATCGCGTTCATCATCGGCATCCCGCTGTTCTTCGAGGTCGGCGTGGTGCTGCTCATCCCCGTGGTCATGCTCGTGGCGCGCCGCGCCCGGCTCTCGCCCGTGCTCGTCGGCATCCCCGCGCTCGCCGGGCTCTCGGCACTGCACGGCCTCGTGCCCCCGCACCCCGGCCCGCTCCTGGCGATCAGCGCCCTGGGCGCCGACCTCGGCCTCACGCTCGGCCTGGGCCTGCTCGTCGCGATCCCGACCGTGATCCTGGCCGGCCCCGTCCTGGCGAAGATCCTCGTGCGCTGGGTCCACCTCGACCCGCCGACGACGGTGCTCGGCATCGAGGAGACCTCCGCCGAGGAGGGTCGCCGTCGCCCGAGCTTCGCCGTGTCGATCGGCGTCGTGCTGCTGCCCGTCGCGCTCATGCTCGTGCGCGCCGTCGTCGACATCCGGCACCTGGAGGAGACCCCCGCGGGCAGCGTGTTCCAGTTCCTCGGCACGCCGCTCGTCGCCCTGCTGGCGACGTCGCTCGTCGCCCTGTTCGCGTTCGGCTCCGCCGTCGGGCGCACCCGCGCGCAGCTCTCCGACCTGGTCGGGTCCTCGTTCGTGCCGATCGCCGGGATCCTGCTCATCGTGGGCGCGGGCGGCGGCTTCAAGGAGACGCTCGTCGCGTCCGGCGTCGGGCAGGTCATCGCCGACGGCATCACGTCCGCACACCTCAACCCGCTCCTGGCGGGCTGGCTCGTGGCGGTGCTGATCCGCGTGGCCACGGGCTCGGCGACCGTCGCGACGATCACCGCGGCCGGGATCATGGCCCCGATCGCGGCGGGCCTCGACCCGACGCACGCGGCGCTCATGGTGCTGGTCATCGGCGCCGGCTCGGTGTTCCTGTCGCACGTCAACGACGCCGGGTTCTGGCTGGTCAAGGAGTACTTCGGCATGACCGTCGGCCAGACGTTCAAGACGTGGTCCCTCATGGAGACGGTGCTGTCGGTCGTGGCCGGCGGCGTCGTGATGCTGCTCGGCCTGGTGGTCTAG